The stretch of DNA TAGTTATGAATATTTATCATTGAAGGATTTTTAATATGTTCGGCTTTGCCAAGCGTTGTTTGTGTTCCGTAAGGATGTGTTGGAAAAAGACCATTCATTAAGGTATAATGTGCTTTTCTGTAATCGTTATCCTGACTCATATTAAATTCTTCGTACACAGTTTCAAGTTCTGTATGAAAAAGACGCAAAACCAACTGGCTAAATCTTTCGCTTTCAAGCTTTAACCATTTTTCAAGTTCATTTGACGGAATATCATTCATATAAACGGTTTGTTCATTTGAAGTCCATGCATTAGTCCATTTTGCACCTATAGTTCCCATCATTTTATCATATTCACTTGGTATTGCATATTTTGCTGCAACTAAAGATATACTGTCGATTTTTGCATAAATAACCTTTTTTTCTTCAGTATCGTTTGTAGCTAAATGTTGTTCATACAAATTGGAAATTTTTTCAAGTTCCACTTTTTCTTTTTCCCAATTACTTGTGGCAATTTCATCAGAACCTTTAAACATCATATGTTCAAGATAATGAGCTAATCCTGTTGTTTCTTTCGGGTCGTATGAAGAACCTGCTCTAACAGGAATAAATGTTTGAATACGTGGAGCATCTTTGTTTACAGATAAATAAACTGTTAAATTATTTGCAAGCGTATAAATTCTTGTTTTTAATTGGTCGTTTGTAACTGTCTCATATTTATAACCATTAGTATCAGTAAATTGTTCTACCTTATATTTTTCTTTTGGAGTACAATAAGTTAATACTAATAAAACAGGTAGCAAATAAATTAATTTGATTTTGTTCATGATAAATAATAATTTTAAATTGTTAATAATTAGGGCAAAGCTATAAAAAAACAGATAACATAATATATACTATTCAAAATTTTTGTTTATTTTACTAAAGAAATAACTTATGTTGGATTAGGTAACCTCTAAAAATGCAAATTTCGGCGTTTCAAATATATTGAATGCCCAATCGGAATTAAAAGCTGCATAAATGAAAATATACCATTAGGAATTTTTGTAAATCTATTCCGTATAGGTATAATTTGACTGGTGTAGTAAACCTATTTAAGGAATACTATACTGTCTACCTAATTTTGGTTCAGAGAGAAAATATCATTTAATTTTAGGAGTTCAAAAAGTTCTAATACCTCGGAATTAACATTACTGATTTCAAGTTTACAGTTATTTTTATTAGCTGTATTTAATAAAGAAATCAGAGTTACAAATCCCGAACTGTCGATAAAATTTATTCCTTCAAGGTTTATTGTTAATTCGCTATTTTGCTTCTCAACAAAAGGAGAAAGTTGTTTTTTAACTTTTTCTGAATTTTTACAATTTAATCTTCGAACATTTTTAAAATGTACAAGATGTTTTGTATCGACCTTTATAACTTCTAACATATGTAATAATGTTTATTTGTAGAAATTTAAAGTCGCTAATATACAATAATATAATAATATCCAAAATACTAAATTAAATTAATATCAACAGTTTTATTAACAATTTTTAATTTGATTAATGTAATAAGCATCTATATTACAATAACATATAAATTCATATGAGGAAATAAAATATTTTTTTACGCAATTGCTCTGCTTATATTTATTGTAACCATTCACGAAGTTAATAAAGAACATAACATAATTTTAAGTTGACAGTTGACAATTTACAGTAGGCAAAATTGAAAACTGTCAATTGTCAACTTTTTACTTTGTCTTCCAATTTTCCAATTTTTTCATAAAGTTTGTTGAAAAACCTGTTACGTTCTTTTTCAGAGACTGCACTTATCAGGCTTGATTTTTTCATTAAATTTCTTAATGATTCTTCTATTTGTAAACAAAAATATGGTTCTTTTGTTATAAGTAAACTAAGTACATTATATGTAAGATAAGTAACTTTTTCGTTGTCCATTATAGAAAAGATAGTATTATCTCCAAGTATAACTTCGTTATAATATAATTTATAATTTTGTTCATTTCCTAAAGGGTCGTTATTATAAAGAAACTTAAAACCATATTCTGCTTGCTTTTGTATATGGCTAATCAAATCATTCAATTTTTCACATAAAATCAAGGCATCTTCTTTGTTTGCAAAAATGCCTGATTCAAAATAAAATTCTATTTGTCTTAACAGGCTATTTATTGTTTCTTCATTCCATAGTTCTACAGTAGGAATAGTAATATATATGTTTAATATCTGTTTACCTATTTTAAGAGTTTCTTCAGGGATTTCTTTTATTGAAAATAATTTATCTTCATATTCGGAAAACTGAAGCACGGTTTTAAGCCATAAAAATTTCTTAAAAGCTACTAATTCAGGTATTTGGAATAAATGAAAAATTGGAATATCCTTAGCAGAATAAATAATTTCTTTGTTCTCGTGTTTTTTTATATTATTAATATCTTTTAATATTAGATTAAGATATTGGTCAAAATCAAAATGTTTGCTATCTAATGCTTTGGAATTAAATATTATGTTTTTATTATCAATATTAAAAAGAGCATCAACCGAAATTTCAAAATGAGTACATAATTGAAATAATTCACTCATTGATAATTTCTTATCTCCACGAATTCTTCGATAAGCACTATCATAACTGATATTGAGCAATTTTGAAATTTCATAAACCAAAGACAAATGTGCATCAAGCTTATTCCTGATTTGTTGAAAAAGAGACTTTTGTATGTTTAATGTCTGGTTCATTTATATAAAAATAGGTCTTTTTTTATAAGTTATCAATAATTTGATATTTATTATTCGCAATTATAACTAATCCTACTATCCTTTTAAGAAAAAATTGCAAAAAATACTAATTTCCCTATACATTAACTTCTTATTGTAAATAATTTGCAAAATTTTTACGAACAATAGTAAAAACCCTTTTTGTTCTTCTTATTTGGTATATTAACTTTGATTAACGTTGTGTAAATTTATTAACCAACTAAACTTTAATAATGAATTCCATGCTTAAAATAAAATTATTGTTATACATTCTGATAACTTTAATGATATATAACAAGGCGGTCTCTCAAGATGGATTTTACATACCAAAACCATTGATTACATCAATAAATAACCAAGCAAATCAACTTCAAACATCAATTGGATATGGAAATGGCTATTTTATTAATGCTTCATATTCTATTTCAAAAAATATCTCATTTATTGCGGGAGGATTTATTCAGAATGAAACCAGAAAAATAAATACTTGGTTTGGAGATAAAAGAAATCTCGAAATAAATAATTCTGTATTCCTATTCGGTCTCACGTATTCAAAACAATTCGATTTTTGGAAATTTAATATATTTGAAATAA from Bacteroidales bacterium encodes:
- a CDS encoding STAS domain-containing protein, coding for MLEVIKVDTKHLVHFKNVRRLNCKNSEKVKKQLSPFVEKQNSELTINLEGINFIDSSGFVTLISLLNTANKNNCKLEISNVNSEVLELFELLKLNDIFSLNQN